A single Pseudoalteromonas rubra DNA region contains:
- a CDS encoding AraC family transcriptional regulator, with translation MNNELMLQRHQPDGRSQRYVQAVWFARSLHSGTRWLPCDGAQGIVFVLKGEVSLDEHKLTAPFHIQPPSKHAVQLSYSADAEFAGIRLYPARLKALQQAVYPLLSEPGLCALAEQLGQAPTLCTLKKWLQTLSSAAPDPSYTMQHTYQLISSLMQLRPLEDAYRGVPLGIRQLERQVKAQSELTPKYLARIYRVRHAQQQLRDNPLIDLAQLAQLSGFSDQAHLTREFKHILKVTPGKYARQLSASVTIY, from the coding sequence ATGAATAACGAACTAATGTTGCAACGCCATCAACCGGATGGCAGATCCCAGCGGTATGTGCAAGCTGTATGGTTTGCACGCAGCCTGCACTCTGGCACTCGCTGGCTACCTTGCGATGGCGCACAAGGGATCGTCTTTGTGCTCAAAGGTGAGGTGTCACTGGATGAGCATAAACTGACAGCACCTTTTCACATTCAGCCGCCCTCAAAGCATGCTGTACAACTCTCTTATAGCGCGGACGCTGAGTTTGCCGGGATCCGATTGTATCCAGCCAGATTGAAGGCGCTCCAGCAGGCTGTTTATCCCTTGTTATCTGAACCCGGATTGTGCGCGCTCGCTGAGCAACTTGGCCAAGCACCGACCCTGTGTACGTTAAAGAAATGGTTACAAACTTTGTCGAGCGCTGCGCCCGACCCCAGTTATACCATGCAGCATACCTACCAGCTCATCAGTTCACTGATGCAGTTACGTCCCCTGGAAGACGCTTATCGCGGCGTGCCGCTGGGGATACGTCAGCTGGAGCGGCAAGTCAAAGCGCAATCTGAGTTAACGCCTAAGTATCTGGCACGCATCTACCGGGTTCGGCATGCACAACAACAACTCAGAGATAATCCACTGATAGATTTGGCTCAATTGGCACAGCTAAGCGGCTTTTCTGACCAGGCACACCTGACTCGTGAGTTTAAACACATTCTGAAGGTCACGCCGGGCAAATATGCTCGTCAATTATCTGCGTCAGTCACGATTTATTGA
- a CDS encoding carboxymuconolactone decarboxylase family protein, producing MKRTSYLQCAPKLMQHLFTQEQLLNEEVTRTLDTKLWELVKLRASQLNQCGYCIVMHSRQAMEQGESARRIIALNAWRDMSGFTAKERLALTLCEQLTNAQPIDDTLYCALSEEFSDDALVTLTVAINAINAWNRVVKMFKPEPDE from the coding sequence ATGAAAAGAACAAGTTATTTACAATGTGCCCCAAAACTGATGCAACACTTGTTTACTCAGGAGCAATTATTAAATGAAGAAGTCACACGTACACTGGATACGAAACTCTGGGAACTGGTTAAACTCAGAGCGTCTCAGTTAAACCAGTGCGGCTATTGCATTGTCATGCACAGCCGTCAGGCAATGGAGCAGGGCGAAAGCGCCCGGCGCATTATTGCCCTGAATGCCTGGCGAGATATGTCAGGATTTACTGCAAAAGAGCGTCTGGCACTGACTTTGTGTGAACAATTGACAAACGCTCAGCCGATTGATGATACTTTATACTGCGCTTTATCTGAGGAGTTCAGTGACGATGCACTGGTGACCCTGACGGTTGCCATTAATGCCATCAACGCCTGGAATCGAGTTGTCAAAATGTTTAAACCTGAGCCAGATGAATAA
- a CDS encoding SGNH/GDSL hydrolase family protein yields MCRLILILLGLSISLSCFATVLPATHHALIYEGRVHKNYQQGSVEFNWPGTAIHTQLVGKSIAVSLVGNGDQFDVLVDGRLHQKIVTASTGEAQRFVLFEQAEPGRVLIEVVKRWEHYGARTQLLQFEVDGALEGVWETQPHILFIGDSISAGFGSESTKRQCDWQEIVNSSNARLAFPYVAAQQLNSTFTQVSYSGLGLIRNWNGNQTHHTLVDYVDQISAVYEDDLSYQERFPQLIVLEFGTNDFSTDPQPHEPWQTIEEVKMAWEAAMVEFVHSLRSRYPDVAIVVMPRPAYPYDFIIPATHAALQQLANEGVEDVYANTFVSPLEGCIWHPTAQEHASIAGELVTFIKQHNLL; encoded by the coding sequence ATGTGTCGCTTAATACTTATCCTGCTCGGACTGAGCATCAGCCTTAGCTGCTTCGCTACCGTTTTGCCTGCTACGCACCATGCGCTTATTTACGAGGGCCGGGTACATAAAAACTATCAGCAAGGGAGTGTGGAATTTAACTGGCCGGGTACGGCCATCCACACTCAGCTGGTGGGTAAGTCCATCGCAGTCAGTTTAGTCGGTAATGGTGACCAGTTTGATGTACTGGTCGATGGTCGGTTGCACCAAAAAATAGTGACGGCATCAACGGGTGAAGCTCAGCGCTTTGTGTTGTTTGAACAGGCAGAGCCAGGTCGGGTGCTCATCGAAGTGGTGAAGCGCTGGGAGCATTATGGTGCACGCACTCAACTGTTGCAATTTGAGGTCGATGGGGCTTTGGAGGGGGTATGGGAAACACAGCCACACATACTGTTTATCGGAGATTCAATTAGTGCGGGATTCGGCAGCGAATCGACTAAGCGACAATGTGACTGGCAGGAGATTGTTAATTCGAGTAATGCGCGGCTGGCCTTTCCTTATGTTGCGGCGCAACAATTAAACAGCACGTTTACTCAGGTGTCGTATTCTGGTCTGGGCTTGATCCGCAACTGGAATGGCAACCAAACACATCACACTCTGGTAGATTATGTTGATCAGATATCCGCAGTATATGAGGATGATTTGTCATATCAGGAGCGCTTTCCTCAGTTAATTGTGTTGGAGTTTGGGACTAATGATTTTAGTACCGACCCTCAGCCGCACGAACCCTGGCAAACGATAGAGGAAGTAAAAATGGCCTGGGAAGCAGCCATGGTCGAGTTTGTTCATTCGCTGCGAAGCCGCTATCCGGATGTTGCTATTGTGGTGATGCCTCGTCCTGCATACCCCTATGACTTTATTATTCCAGCAACACATGCAGCGTTGCAACAGCTTGCCAATGAAGGGGTTGAGGATGTGTATGCCAATACTTTTGTATCTCCACTGGAAGGCTGTATCTGGCATCCTACGGCGCAGGAGCATGCGAGTATTGCCGGTGAACTGGTCACATTTATTAAGCAGCACAATTTGCTTTAA
- a CDS encoding carboxypeptidase-like regulatory domain-containing protein has translation MKYLYITALLSLLSAPALATEGSTAGENYDKSLARSVPVEQAAAVGMTPITFSEFPNGTAITNQYADRGIIFGGDSPFITSDSANPTTPVLSGSPRFNGAIEGRFVDPQTGEPTTVNSFSLDAGYFDNLSSTRLQWFNPEGQLIREVLDSQFGIEHFSIRDENIASFRIEIIAQEDAGYAIDNVAFNLMDAAFDHTFNLDKVILSPGSLSANQFSVYFKNLEALNGAALADVCNYQFHAEDSSLKVTAQNCDVSTDKKTFRIDFALTQAPYNLSGAQVSVCKEEECEVIDDVNNLNVYTTAFNVSTDGFSFQNGDWNRFMLTEVKDVSLSSFLCWKFDRCTPDQLSYLGFMRKVARSFAQFLAPANKRKAYDVIGYYRLEDYTQGLNRLDRRFLGVCHGMAASAIANYNNASEGVAWGANIDATLTRAQLTSTFQSHWDNRNSESPKPYVKAVGSYDVKSDAADAFHGLSKIGYYFLSQSAFKGSAWIGSHPRTIFPGISAMNAFYSPHFMENKIASLRFSINRPKRRGGHSILAAGLIQYNDVSLYITHDNNFPGEYTMMEFTNGLTLKHFIFFGAPQSDSEKYDQHGDFKLTNYYSASSYAQFGAYTDVTDQLRIYGQPGASERANDVQNAEDETPVSVVELEHPQHITVLIAGGRLVGVNKVSDQSAVVLQPILDEPDTMQAYLKNAELVTEFILPLTDTYSIQVEKYPQYPEVEVYVTIPQTNGKVLVLNYEDVLTQSDEDSATVQLTVGQENENANISINGVAQAPTYAEESSFVVAQVSALKAIVNGPVVSLSWQNPQGSNLKEVVVTRTVNSLPTSIDDGARIFTGLESEFVDSAFANTRYYYNVYSVADDSTSEPNSIYVDTHQATLHGKVSDASEMGIASVEVVLTNGVGLSQVEIARQLTDTNGIFSFANLAKGLYKLSYSHASYRFDVSDDAVNLTEPSQQVNQLGVAVPVLLINVENAIGSEQQVSINWSGLHIADSDTVDIVYQVGDETTEIATGVAFSQGRYLWDVSAPGDTSISVQIMLSDDKTVISEQQVFVLKEVSPFDFSGDSVLSADDVTTIVTGWSATTGDTQFDPRFDLNEDGEIDLKDIMQVVAALNQE, from the coding sequence ATGAAATATTTATATATTACAGCGCTACTGAGTTTACTGAGTGCACCTGCTTTGGCCACTGAAGGGTCGACAGCAGGTGAAAACTATGACAAATCACTGGCTCGTTCAGTCCCTGTTGAACAAGCCGCGGCTGTTGGTATGACGCCGATTACTTTCAGTGAATTTCCCAATGGCACAGCGATTACCAACCAGTATGCTGATCGAGGTATTATATTTGGCGGTGATTCACCGTTTATTACATCAGACAGTGCTAATCCAACAACCCCAGTGTTAAGTGGGTCCCCGAGGTTCAACGGAGCCATTGAAGGGCGTTTTGTTGATCCGCAAACAGGCGAGCCGACAACCGTAAACAGTTTTTCTTTAGATGCCGGGTACTTTGACAACTTAAGCTCGACCCGGTTGCAGTGGTTTAACCCGGAAGGTCAATTGATCAGAGAAGTGCTGGACTCACAGTTTGGGATTGAGCACTTTTCGATTCGGGACGAAAACATAGCCTCATTTCGGATAGAGATCATTGCTCAGGAAGATGCTGGTTATGCAATTGATAATGTCGCATTTAACCTTATGGATGCCGCGTTTGATCATACCTTTAACCTGGATAAGGTGATTTTGTCACCAGGCTCTCTTAGCGCAAACCAATTCTCTGTGTATTTTAAAAACTTGGAAGCGCTTAACGGTGCTGCGCTTGCGGATGTCTGTAATTATCAGTTCCATGCCGAAGATAGCAGTTTGAAAGTCACGGCTCAGAACTGTGATGTTAGCACGGATAAAAAGACATTCCGCATCGATTTTGCTTTGACTCAGGCGCCTTATAACCTGAGTGGCGCTCAGGTTTCGGTGTGTAAAGAGGAAGAGTGTGAAGTTATTGACGATGTCAACAATTTGAATGTGTATACCACGGCATTTAACGTTTCTACAGATGGCTTTTCTTTTCAAAATGGCGATTGGAACCGCTTTATGCTTACCGAAGTAAAAGATGTTTCTTTGTCTTCATTCTTATGCTGGAAGTTTGATCGTTGTACACCCGACCAGTTGTCTTACCTGGGCTTCATGCGCAAAGTCGCAAGGTCTTTTGCACAGTTCCTGGCGCCGGCAAATAAACGAAAAGCGTATGATGTGATTGGTTATTACCGGCTGGAAGATTATACCCAGGGTCTGAACAGGCTTGATCGGCGGTTTCTCGGTGTATGTCATGGTATGGCGGCATCGGCGATTGCCAACTACAACAATGCCAGCGAAGGGGTAGCCTGGGGAGCCAATATCGATGCGACATTAACGCGTGCCCAGCTAACATCAACCTTCCAGAGCCACTGGGACAACCGCAATAGTGAGTCGCCCAAGCCCTATGTTAAGGCTGTGGGCAGTTACGATGTGAAATCGGATGCTGCGGATGCTTTTCATGGCTTGTCTAAAATCGGCTATTACTTTTTGTCGCAGTCTGCGTTTAAAGGCAGTGCCTGGATAGGCTCTCACCCGCGTACCATATTCCCGGGGATATCCGCGATGAATGCGTTTTATTCGCCGCACTTTATGGAAAACAAAATTGCCAGTCTGCGCTTTAGCATTAACCGTCCGAAAAGACGGGGCGGACATTCTATTCTGGCTGCTGGCTTGATCCAGTATAACGATGTGTCTTTGTACATTACCCATGACAATAACTTCCCTGGTGAATATACCATGATGGAATTTACCAATGGGCTGACATTGAAGCATTTCATCTTCTTCGGTGCACCACAAAGCGACAGTGAAAAGTATGATCAACATGGTGACTTTAAACTGACAAACTACTATAGCGCGTCGAGCTATGCGCAATTTGGTGCTTATACCGATGTCACAGATCAGCTGCGCATTTATGGCCAACCAGGTGCCAGTGAACGTGCCAATGATGTTCAGAATGCAGAGGATGAGACACCAGTCAGTGTGGTTGAGCTGGAACATCCGCAGCATATTACAGTGTTAATCGCAGGGGGACGGCTTGTTGGTGTTAATAAAGTGAGCGACCAAAGTGCTGTAGTATTGCAGCCTATTCTGGACGAGCCTGACACGATGCAAGCCTATCTGAAAAACGCTGAGCTGGTTACCGAGTTTATCTTGCCCTTAACGGATACTTACTCAATTCAGGTGGAGAAATACCCTCAGTATCCCGAAGTTGAAGTGTATGTCACCATTCCACAAACCAATGGCAAGGTACTGGTACTTAACTATGAAGATGTACTGACTCAGAGTGACGAGGACAGTGCCACTGTGCAGCTAACCGTTGGTCAGGAAAATGAGAATGCCAATATCAGTATTAACGGCGTAGCTCAGGCTCCGACGTATGCTGAGGAAAGCAGCTTTGTTGTGGCGCAGGTTTCTGCACTCAAGGCCATAGTGAATGGACCTGTTGTTTCGCTGAGTTGGCAAAACCCGCAAGGTAGTAACCTGAAGGAAGTGGTGGTGACCAGAACGGTGAACAGTTTGCCCACCTCTATAGACGATGGCGCTAGGATCTTTACCGGTTTAGAGTCGGAGTTTGTTGACAGTGCATTTGCCAATACGCGCTATTACTACAATGTTTATTCGGTTGCTGATGATTCAACTTCTGAGCCCAACAGTATCTATGTTGATACGCACCAGGCAACCTTGCACGGTAAGGTTTCAGATGCCAGTGAAATGGGGATCGCCAGTGTCGAAGTGGTGTTGACCAATGGTGTTGGTTTGAGTCAGGTCGAAATTGCGCGTCAGCTAACTGATACCAACGGCATCTTTAGCTTTGCTAATCTGGCTAAAGGCTTGTATAAGCTCAGTTATAGCCACGCTTCTTACCGTTTTGATGTTTCAGACGATGCGGTTAATCTGACTGAGCCCAGCCAACAGGTGAACCAGCTTGGTGTGGCGGTGCCGGTTCTGTTAATCAATGTGGAGAATGCCATCGGCTCTGAGCAGCAGGTTAGTATCAATTGGTCGGGATTACATATCGCTGATTCAGACACTGTTGATATTGTTTATCAGGTGGGAGATGAGACGACTGAAATTGCCACTGGTGTTGCATTCTCTCAGGGTCGCTACTTGTGGGATGTATCTGCCCCGGGTGATACATCGATATCAGTGCAAATTATGCTGAGTGATGACAAAACCGTGATCAGTGAACAACAGGTTTTTGTTCTAAAAGAAGTCAGCCCGTTTGACTTTAGCGGCGATAGTGTTTTATCCGCGGATGATGTTACAACGATTGTAACCGGATGGTCGGCTACGACGGGCGATACACAATTTGATCCGCGCTTTGACCTAAACGAAGATGGAGAGATTGATCTCAAAGATATTATGCAGGTAGTCGCTGCGCTTAATCAGGAGTAA
- the ahpF gene encoding alkyl hydroperoxide reductase subunit F, giving the protein MLDKQIKSQLQTHFVALTDPIELILALDDSDKSAEVASLAQELASLSDLITLVQAQSSERTPSMAIYSPKRDTRIEFAGVPMGHEFTSLVLALLHSGGHKAKVSEQELAVIQSLQDELHFEVYISLSCQTCPQVVQALNLMAAHNPKITATMIDGALFPDEVAQRNVLAVPSVFLNGELFSQGAITLSDVLAKLDNTLSEQQAQALGQKSVFDVLVVGGGPAGAAAAIYSARKGLNTGVVAERFGGQVADTMSIENFISVSATQGPKLVAQLEEHVNDYQVDVMKNQRASGLSVGNNLELTLENGATLKAKSLVIATGARWRTMNVPGEQEYKGRGVAYCPHCDGPLFKGKSVAVIGGGNSGIEAAIDLANLVEHVTVLEFADTLKADEVLIKKAYSLSNVTIITNAQTTEVRGDGHKVTGLTYIDRQSDQQHQLELAGIFVQIGLIPNTEWLKGSGMALTPFGEIAIDAKGATSIPGVFAAGDVTTEPFKQIIIAMGGGATASLSAFDYLIRHQSNLAEEAA; this is encoded by the coding sequence ATGTTAGACAAGCAAATTAAAAGTCAGCTGCAAACCCATTTTGTTGCACTGACCGACCCAATTGAGCTGATTTTAGCGCTGGATGACAGTGACAAGTCAGCAGAGGTGGCGTCACTGGCACAGGAGTTAGCTTCGCTTAGTGATCTGATCACACTGGTGCAGGCGCAAAGTAGTGAGCGCACACCCAGTATGGCCATTTACTCGCCAAAGCGAGATACTCGGATCGAGTTTGCCGGGGTGCCCATGGGGCACGAGTTTACCAGCCTGGTGCTGGCGCTGCTGCACAGTGGTGGGCATAAGGCAAAAGTGTCTGAGCAGGAACTGGCAGTGATCCAGTCACTGCAAGACGAACTGCATTTTGAAGTTTATATATCTTTGAGTTGCCAGACTTGTCCGCAAGTTGTGCAGGCACTTAATTTAATGGCCGCACACAACCCTAAAATTACAGCGACGATGATTGACGGCGCGCTGTTTCCTGACGAAGTTGCGCAGCGCAACGTGTTGGCGGTACCCAGTGTATTTTTAAATGGTGAGCTGTTTAGTCAGGGCGCAATCACATTGAGTGATGTACTTGCCAAGCTGGATAACACGCTGAGTGAACAACAAGCCCAGGCGCTTGGCCAAAAGTCGGTATTCGACGTATTGGTTGTTGGCGGCGGACCGGCAGGTGCTGCGGCAGCCATTTATTCAGCCCGTAAAGGTCTTAATACAGGTGTTGTGGCAGAGCGTTTTGGCGGTCAGGTCGCAGATACAATGAGTATTGAGAATTTTATTTCTGTGTCAGCCACGCAGGGACCCAAACTGGTTGCTCAGCTTGAAGAGCATGTGAACGATTATCAGGTAGACGTGATGAAAAACCAGCGTGCCAGTGGCTTGTCTGTGGGCAATAATCTTGAGCTGACGCTGGAAAATGGGGCGACACTAAAGGCCAAATCTCTGGTGATAGCGACCGGTGCACGCTGGCGCACAATGAATGTGCCTGGCGAACAGGAGTATAAAGGGCGTGGTGTTGCATATTGCCCGCATTGCGACGGGCCTTTATTCAAAGGTAAATCTGTTGCGGTCATTGGTGGTGGCAACTCAGGTATCGAAGCGGCCATTGACCTGGCTAATCTGGTAGAGCATGTCACTGTGCTGGAGTTTGCTGACACGTTGAAAGCCGATGAAGTTTTAATTAAAAAGGCATACAGCCTGAGCAATGTGACCATTATTACGAATGCACAAACGACCGAAGTGCGAGGGGATGGGCATAAAGTAACCGGGCTGACCTATATTGACAGACAAAGTGACCAGCAACATCAGCTTGAACTTGCCGGGATATTTGTACAAATAGGTCTGATCCCTAATACTGAATGGCTGAAAGGCAGTGGCATGGCACTGACCCCATTTGGTGAAATTGCCATTGATGCAAAGGGTGCGACTAGTATACCCGGTGTATTTGCCGCAGGTGATGTAACCACTGAGCCCTTTAAGCAAATTATTATTGCGATGGGCGGCGGGGCAACGGCCAGTCTGAGTGCATTTGATTACTTGATCAGACATCAGTCAAATTTGGCTGAAGAGGCGGCCTGA
- the ahpC gene encoding alkyl hydroperoxide reductase subunit C encodes MTTSLINTQIQPFNATAFHHGEFVDVSEKDLLGKWSIVFFYPADFTFVCPTELGDLADHYAQLQEMGVEVYSVSTDTHFTHKAWHDASETIKKIQFPMIGDPTGKITRNFGVMIEEEGLALRGTFVINPEGEIKVVETHDLGIGRSAKELVRKVQAAQYIASHDGEVCPASWQPGEETLAPSLDLVGKL; translated from the coding sequence ATGACTACCTCTTTGATTAACACCCAGATCCAACCTTTTAACGCAACCGCTTTTCACCATGGTGAGTTTGTTGATGTGAGTGAAAAAGACCTGCTTGGCAAATGGTCTATTGTCTTTTTCTACCCGGCCGATTTCACCTTTGTATGTCCTACCGAGCTTGGTGACTTGGCGGACCATTATGCACAATTACAAGAGATGGGCGTTGAGGTTTATTCCGTGTCAACAGATACACACTTTACGCACAAAGCCTGGCATGACGCGTCAGAGACCATCAAGAAAATCCAATTCCCAATGATAGGCGACCCGACAGGCAAAATTACGCGCAACTTCGGTGTGATGATCGAGGAAGAGGGACTGGCGTTACGCGGTACTTTCGTCATTAACCCGGAAGGCGAAATTAAAGTGGTTGAAACCCATGACCTGGGTATTGGCCGCAGTGCCAAAGAGCTGGTTCGTAAAGTTCAGGCGGCTCAGTACATTGCCTCACATGACGGCGAAGTATGTCCTGCTTCATGGCAGCCAGGAGAAGAGACACTTGCTCCGTCATTAGACCTGGTTGGCAAATTATAA
- a CDS encoding DUF3429 family protein — translation MHPYFNHIMLAYIGFIPFLLCVALTLMVGSSTAVIDAFSYYSLGVLAFLAGSLWRPGEQSQQRAVAAILVIVPFPLLAVASQVVVLSYLSVAYWLVLIFERSAPAWQETHQDYQKMRFTLTSVVFVSHLFMVAQAVELAG, via the coding sequence ATGCACCCATACTTTAACCACATTATGCTAGCCTACATTGGCTTTATTCCTTTTCTACTCTGTGTCGCACTCACATTAATGGTTGGAAGCTCAACGGCCGTTATCGACGCGTTTAGCTACTACAGCCTGGGCGTTTTGGCCTTTTTGGCTGGCAGCTTATGGCGTCCGGGGGAGCAGTCACAGCAACGTGCCGTAGCCGCCATACTCGTGATCGTCCCTTTCCCATTGCTTGCCGTCGCGTCTCAGGTTGTGGTGTTAAGCTACCTGTCAGTGGCTTATTGGTTGGTGTTGATTTTCGAACGCAGCGCTCCGGCCTGGCAGGAGACACATCAGGATTATCAAAAAATGCGCTTCACGCTGACTTCTGTTGTCTTTGTCAGCCATTTATTCATGGTCGCACAGGCAGTTGAACTTGCCGGGTAA
- a CDS encoding GGDEF domain-containing protein, translating to MRQKLLLALIWLATACVIILLYGNHASFGATVEELIWFAISLTVLVFSLPHLQHKLLLYAWGIYCIGLLLDLLDDLMTIELIPVNTFDTSLKHLGFLLVCYGMHTIIKQKRETICALNHEIEERQKLEQKLKFDATHDELTGLGNRRACFEQFERLCSSSAYLYYFDLDNFKQANDKYGHNIGDKILKKVSEAMTREFTADACFRIGGDEFVAFTSETVLKEDALRAQLVEEVFEYGVGVSIGRTAADPAEDPDVLLHKADIGMYENKANKSIRTSVR from the coding sequence ATGCGTCAAAAATTACTACTGGCCCTGATCTGGCTTGCAACGGCTTGTGTCATCATCTTACTCTACGGCAATCATGCCTCTTTTGGGGCAACGGTAGAAGAGCTGATATGGTTTGCCATTTCATTAACTGTGCTGGTGTTCAGCCTGCCTCACCTGCAACATAAGCTGCTTTTATATGCCTGGGGGATCTACTGTATTGGCCTGTTACTGGATCTCCTTGATGATTTGATGACCATTGAGCTTATCCCCGTCAACACCTTTGACACATCGTTAAAGCATCTGGGCTTTCTGCTGGTGTGCTACGGCATGCATACCATTATTAAGCAAAAACGCGAAACCATCTGTGCACTCAACCACGAAATTGAAGAGCGCCAAAAGCTGGAACAAAAGTTAAAGTTTGATGCAACACACGACGAATTGACCGGGCTGGGAAATCGACGTGCCTGCTTTGAGCAATTTGAGCGTTTGTGTAGCTCCAGTGCTTACCTGTATTACTTCGATCTGGATAACTTTAAGCAAGCCAATGATAAATACGGTCACAATATTGGCGATAAAATACTAAAAAAAGTGTCTGAAGCGATGACCCGAGAATTCACAGCAGATGCCTGCTTTCGGATAGGTGGCGATGAGTTCGTGGCCTTTACCAGTGAGACAGTATTAAAAGAAGATGCCCTGCGGGCGCAGTTGGTAGAGGAGGTCTTTGAATATGGGGTTGGGGTGAGCATAGGCAGAACTGCGGCCGACCCAGCTGAAGACCCGGATGTATTACTCCACAAGGCCGATATCGGTATGTATGAGAACAAAGCTAATAAAAGTATCCGCACCTCCGTCAGATAA